The sequence TCGTGTCTCTACTGTTAAAGACATAGCCTGAATAGTGCCTGATAAGCTCTTCCTCAGCTTCTCCAGGGTCTGTTTTAGTTCTTCTTCGGCAAGTTTGCGGGGGGAAATGTTTTCTATTGTGCCTTCATAGTAACGTACCTTACCTGCTTCATCTTTGACAACACGGGCGTTGATTGAAGCCCAGATTATGCTTCCGTCTTTTTTATAGTGTTGTGTCTCAAACCCCTGAATGATGCCCTGTTCTTCGAGAATCTTTTTATACCTTACCCTGTCTTCGGGGTTAACATATCCCTGTTTTGATAAGTCGGTAACCCCTTTCATTAACTCTTCCGGTGAATCATATCCTATCATCCTCGCAAGGGCAGGGTTGACACTTATATATTGTCCTTCCGGTGAGGTCTGGAAAATGCCTTCTACAGAGTTTTCGAAGATGGAGCGGTATTTTTGTTCGGCCTGGCGGAGGAATTCTTCTGCCTGTTTTCGCTCGGTTAGGTCCTCAATATGGACGATAATCAGATCCGGAGGAATGAAACCATAACTTACGGACAGGAATCTACCCGGTGCGAAGTCCCGGGAAATGAGTTCCTGTCTCACAATGGATTGTTCCTGGAAACAGAGATTCATGTTACCAAGGACCTGCGGTCTGTTTCTATACATTTCCACAGCGCTGTTTCCGAGAAAGTCGCGGACTTTGCCGTTGGTGATTTGAATCGCGGCGCGGTTAAAATCTACAAGAATGAAGTCGTTTTCCTTTTTCTGCCAGGTGAAGGTCGGGATAGGACTTTCCTGATACAGGTTTTTAAAACGTCCTTCGCTTAGCCGGATCGTCTCCTCCGCCTGTTTCTGTGCTGTCACATCTTCATAGACAGCGACAATCTCACCGGAAGGAGGCTTGTATACATAGTTGTCCCTCCATCCAATTATCCGGTTATCTTTATAAAAAGAAATAGGGTAGTGTTCCGGGTTTCCTGTTTTCCATACTCTCATGAACACATCGAGGAGACCGAATTCGGTAACACCAGGGAAGGCTTCGGTAACCTTTTTTCCGATGATGTCCTCTCTTTTTATATTTTCAATCGTTTCGGCTCCTTTGTTGAAATCCTTGAAGATAAAATTATTTCCATCCTTTATCGCCTCGTAGACTGCAACACCAACATTCACATTCTCGAACAGTTCTTTGTATCTGACCTCAGTTTCCCTCAATTGCCTTTCATTCGCCAGAAGCTCCTTTGTTTTTCTGTACCTGAGTTCTTTCTGTAAGAGCAGGGGCGTTATTGTCATACACACGAACAAAAGGAAGGAAATAACAAATATCCCGATGAAATACCCCTTTTCTGATTTGAGTATTGCCCCTTTTTCCTCACCTACGATTATTGTCCATCCTATACCTCTTATGGGTGAAAAAGCTAATATGTTTTCCTTTGCTCCCTTTAAGCGATCGGGGATTTCAAAGGTATTCTTACCATCACGGATAGTTTTCTGTATGAGTGAAAACTGAGGGTATTTCGTAATCTCTTTTTCATACTCAACGGTGTTGCTATAGATGATGTTCCCTTCCTGGTCGAGGAGGGTGATACTCTTTTTGGGGTCTAATGTGTTTGCCTTGACGAGGGTGGTGAGGAAGGCGGTGCGCTGGGCGCTACTCAGTATCCCGATGACTTTACCTTTTTTATCAAATACCGGGACAGATACGGCAATAGCGAGACCTTTTCCCAGGACAACCAAACGGTAGGCAGAAAAAATATACGGTCTCCAGTTCCTGCTTACCCCTTTATACCAGTCACGGTGGGCCAGGTTCTTACCAAATCCCTCTCTGCTCACCGGGTAGTTT comes from Pseudomonadota bacterium and encodes:
- a CDS encoding PAS domain S-box protein, with amino-acid sequence MKKDSGVFSVFISPRSFPLTVAIIFLLVLGAASVIAYQHYRSTLHHTINENKSTANILSTLIYEHQKVAIGILESYASRPAFVDAIQKKAFNQAITRLKSLSEHHTEIDTPFLTDQYGTLWANYPVSREGFGKNLAHRDWYKGVSRNWRPYIFSAYRLVVLGKGLAIAVSVPVFDKKGKVIGILSSAQRTAFLTTLVKANTLDPKKSITLLDQEGNIIYSNTVEYEKEITKYPQFSLIQKTIRDGKNTFEIPDRLKGAKENILAFSPIRGIGWTIIVGEEKGAILKSEKGYFIGIFVISFLLFVCMTITPLLLQKELRYRKTKELLANERQLRETEVRYKELFENVNVGVAVYEAIKDGNNFIFKDFNKGAETIENIKREDIIGKKVTEAFPGVTEFGLLDVFMRVWKTGNPEHYPISFYKDNRIIGWRDNYVYKPPSGEIVAVYEDVTAQKQAEETIRLSEGRFKNLYQESPIPTFTWQKKENDFILVDFNRAAIQITNGKVRDFLGNSAVEMYRNRPQVLGNMNLCFQEQSIVRQELISRDFAPGRFLSVSYGFIPPDLIIVHIEDLTERKQAEEFLRQAEQKYRSIFENSVEGIFQTSPEGQYISVNPALARMIGYDSPEELMKGVTDLSKQGYVNPEDRVRYKKILEEQGIIQGFETQHYKKDGSIIWASINARVVKDEAGKVRYYEGTIENISPRKLAEEELKQTLEKLRKSLSGTIQAMSLTVETRDPYTAGHQRKVSSLARTIAQEMGLSNDTVDTIRMAGIIHDIGKISIPAEILSKPGKLSDMEFSLIKIHAQTGYDILKDVELPYPIAEIVLQHHERLDGSGYPQQLKGDHILLEAKIISVADVVEAIASHRPYRPGFGIDVALEEIEKNAGVLYDAGVVEACLKLFREKQFSFE